Within Vannielia litorea, the genomic segment CGTGCTGCTCTACGGCCACGAGAAAAATGCGCTCTGGTTCGGCTCGCGCCTCTCCAACGAGGAAACCCGCGACCTGGCACCCTACCAGAACGCCACCGGCCTGCAGGTGACGAGCGCCGTGCTCGCCGGCATGGTCTGGGCGCTGGAAAACCCGGAGGCCGGCATCGTCGAGGCCGACGAGATGGACCACGCCCGCTGCCTCGAGGTCCAGCGCCCCTACCTCGGCCCCGTCGAGGCGCATTACACCGACTGGACCCCGCTTCAGGACCGCTGGGAGCACTTCCCCGAAGACATCGACGAGAACGAGCCCTGGGCCTTCCGCAACGTGCTGGCCACCTGACGCCAGCGGTGGTGCATCACCGCCACCCATCAGACGTCATCCTCGGGCCTGCCGCGAGGATCTCTCCTTCATCGCACGCGTCCTGCGCGCAACACCCGCCGGCCCGCCACACCCTGCACCTTCACCCCCCCGGCCCGCAGGGCTAGAACCCCGCGCAACAGGCTCAACCGCGAGTGCCATCCATGCCCGAACCCAAGCCCGACGAGACCCACCCGCTCGAACGCAGCATCGAGCGCGGCCTCTTCAATGCCCGCTGGCTCATGGCCCCGATGTATCTCGGCCTCTCGCTCTGCCTGGCGATGCTCACCTTCATCTTCCTGCGCGAGTTGATCTACTACGCACCGCAGGTGCTCACCATGTCGGCCGACAAGTCGATCCTCGTGGTCCTCACCCTGATCGACCTCTCGCTGGCCGGAAACCTCCTGCTCATCGTCCTTTTCTCCGGCTACGAGAACTTCGTCAGCAAGCTCGACATCGGCGATCCCGAGGACAGGCCCGCCTGGATGGGCACGGTCGATTTCTCCGGCCTGAAGATGAAGTTGATCGGCTCCATCGTCGCCATCTCGGCGATCCACCTGCTCAAGCGCTTCATGGAGATCGGCCGCGACGAGGCCGATGCGATCTATGGCGAGCAGGAGCTTTTCTGGCTGGTCGTCATCCACCTCACCTTCGTCACCTCCGGCGTGCTCATGGCGCTGATGGACTGGCTCACCGCCCGCGCGAAGAAGGGCTAGACCGACCTGCGCTGCACGCCAACCGGCCCGCATTCGAAGCCAACCCTGAACCCCTTGTAGCCGTCATCCTCGGGCTTGACCCGAGGATCTCCCGGCGGCCGAGGGATCCTCGGGTCAAGCCCGAGGATGACCGTCCGCATGTGGAACGCTCACGCCACCAGCTGCACCCAGAGCGCCAGTGCCACGGCGGCCAGCGCCACGAAGACGCCATTCCACTTCACCGCCACCTCCCAGGGTGTCACCCCGCCCAGCCGCGAGATGATCATCACCGAGGCGGTGAAGGGCGAGGTCGGCGCGGTCAGGGTCCAGCCCGAGGTCAGCGCCAGCACCACCGAGATGGTCGAAACCCCCAGCGCGTCGGGGCTGGGCAGCAGTTGTGCAAAAAGCGAGACAAAGAGGATCGGGTTCAGCCCGATCTGCCCGGCCAGCGGCACCAGCAGGATCGGCAGCACCAGCAGCACCCGCGCGGGAATGCCCCCCAGGTCGAACCCGCTGCCCGCCAGCCATCCGGCCAGCAGCGCACCCGCCGCCGTGCCGATAAACCCCGCCGTCGCCAGCAGCACCAGCTCGCTGCGGTAGGAGGGCAGGTCGCAGAAGGCATAGGCCCGGCCCCGCGCCGCCAGTTCCGCCAGCTTGCGGCCCGCGGCGGTCTCGATCAGCACCCAGACCGCCGCGATCAGCGGCACCAGCCCCAGCACCGTGCGCGAGGGCTGCACGCCCCAGAGCACATCGACCACGATCGCGGGCAAGGCCACGGCGGTCAGCAGCCAGCCCAGCGGGCGCAGCGATTTCACGTCATGCGCGGCCACCTGGTCTCGCTGCGGCACCACCGTGCCCGCAGGCAGCGTGCCCTTCAGCCGCCTGTCCACCAGCCAGCCCACGATCACGATGATGAGCGCCGAGCCGAGCCCGTAGAGCACGACGGAGCCCAGCTCCGCGCCGGGCACGAGGGCGGTGGTGATGACCGTTGCAAAGGCCAGCGGCGACCAGCAGAGCGAGGCCGAGAACCCGCATTGTGCACCCTGCAGCATCCGCCGCGTCCGAAGCGCCCGCACCGCCGGGTCCGGCTCCCGCTCCGCCGAGTGCCGCGCCATGGTGCCCAGGAGCGACAGCGCGCCGTAGCTCAGCATCAGCGCAAAGACCTGGGTGCCGAAGCCGAGCGCCAGGTAGCGCCGCCCCGGCGGCTGGTTGGCCAGGAAGGCGGCGGCCCGGGCGATGGCGGGCGAGCGCCCGGCCACATGCTGCAGGCTCGCCAGTGCGCAGAAGAAGGCGATGATGAAGCTGGTGCGGTCCAGCGCCGGCCAGAGCACCTCGCCCGGCGCGGGCAGGGTCGTCAGGCAATAGCCCGCGAGCAGCACCGAGATCGCCAGAAACACGTGGCGCGACCGGCGCACCTGCGGCGCCAGCAATGCGAGCACCGCCACCGAGAGCAGGGCCGCCAGCGTGCCGGTCCCGGCGTCCAGCCCGAAGCCGTGCAGCATCACCAGCACCACGATGGCCAGGAGGAGAGCGCCGGTCAGCATCGCCAGTGGCTTGGTCGGGCTCTCCGGGGGGGCGGCGGGTTCGGTCATCGGTCGGGGTATCGTCTCATCGCGGCCTGTCCTCCCGCAGGCTCAGTCCTAGAGGCTCCGCGCGGGGGAGGGAAGGGGGAGGGGCACCGCGCGGTGGGGTAACGGATCGGGCCCGAAACAGCCATGCGCTGAGCGCATATGTACGGATTCTGCATGGGTTGTGCATGGGGTGTGCATCCCCCGATTTTCCGGTTAACGGCCTCGAGCCATTCCCGCCTTGCATGTTTCCGCCGGATTGCTATGACGCTGCGACCGGAGGAAGTGATGTCTGCACCCATTCCCCAGCCCGGCATTTCGGAGATCGCTCTTTACCAGAGCGGCAAGAGCACCTTCCAAGGTGTTGAAAATCCTCTGAAATTGTCCGCCAACGAAAACCCGTTCGGCTGCTCGCCGCGCGTGGCCGAGGCCATTGCCGCCGAGCTGGGGTCGCTGCACCGCTACCCCGGAACCGACCACCAGATCCTGCGGGAGGCCATCGCCAAGGCCCACGATCTGCCCGCCGACCAGGTGATCTGCGGCGTCGGAAGCGACGAGATCCTCCACCTCGCCGCCCAGGCCTACGCCGGGCCGGGGGGTGAGGTCGTCTATACCGAGCACGGCTTTTCGGTCTATCCGATCGTCGCCCGCGCCGCCGGCGCGGAGCCAGTGGTGGCCCCCGAACGCGACCGCGTGGCAGATGCTGACGCCATCCTGAGTGCTTGCAACGAAAAGACGAAAATCGTCTTTCTCGCCAACCCCAACAACCCCACCGGCACCATGATCGGCGGCAACGAGGTGGTCCGCCTTGCCGATGGTCTCCCCGAGGGCTGCCTGCTGGTGCTCGATGGCGCCTATGCCGAGTTCGTCGAGGGCTTCGACGGCGGCGCATCGCTGGCCGCCACCCGTGACAACGTCTTGATGACACGCACCTTTTCCAAGATCTACGGCCTCGGCGGTCTGCGCGTGGGCTGGGGGTTCGGCCCCCGCGAGATCATCGACACGCTGACCCGCATCCGTGGCCCGTTCAACCTGAGCAACATGCAGATCGCCGGTGCCGTGGCCGCGCTGGAAGACGTTGAATTCACCGAGAAATCCCGCGCCGAGAACAGCCGCAACCGCGCGCTGCTCGCCCGCGGCCTCACCGCGCTGGGCATCCCCTCCGATCCGTCCTTCGCCAACTTCATCCTCGCCCGCTTCGCTGGCGCCGAAGAGGCCGAGGCCGCCTTCAATCACCTTGGACATCAGGGGCTTATCGTTCGCCAGGTCGGCGGCTACGGGCTCCCGGATTGCCTGCGCATCACCATAGGCACCGAGGAAAACTGCCGCGCCGTCCTCGCCGCGCTCGAGGAGTTCAAATCCGCCCGATGATCTACCAACGTGTCGCCCTCATCGGCCTCGGCCTGATCGCCTCCTCCATGGCCCACGCCATCCGTCGCGGCGGCCTCGCCGGCGAGATCATCGGCACCGCCCGCTCCTCGGAAACCCGCGAAATCGCAAGAGAAATCAACCTCTGCGACCGCATCACCGAAACCGCGACCGAGGCTGTGCAGGGCGCCGACCTGGTCGTGCTCTGCGTCCCCGTGGGCGCGATGGGCGCAGTCGCGCAGGAGATCGCCCCGCATCTGTCCGAGGGCTGCACCGTCACCGATGTCGGCTCGGTCAAAAAGGCGGTGATAGAGGCCGTGGCCCCGCATCTGCCTGAAAAGGTTCACTTCATTCCCGGCCACCCGCTGGCGGGCACCGAGCATTCCGGCCCCCGCTCCGGTTTTGCCGAGCTCTTCGACAACCGCTGGAACATCCTTGTGCCCACCGTGGGCACGCCGCCCGAAGCCACTGATAGGCTTCGCAAACTTTGGGAGGGCATGGGGGCAAACGTCGATCAGATGGATGCCGAGCACCACGATCTCGTGCTTGCCGTCACCTCCCACTGCCCGCACCTCATCGCCTACACGATGGTCGGCGTGGCAGACGACCTGCGCCGGGTGACCGACAGCGAGGTCATCAAGTACTCCGCCGCCGGTTTCCGCGATTTCACCCGTATCGCCGCCTCCGATCCCACCATGTGGCGCGATGTTTTTCTGAACAACAAGGAAGCCACCCTGGAGATTCTCGGCCGCTTCACCGAGGAGCTCTTCGCGCTCCAGCGCGCCATCCGCACCGGCGACGGCCAGCAGCTCTTCGACTATTTCACCCACACCCGCGCCATCCGCCGCGGCATCATCGAAGCCGGTCAGGACACCGCCGCGCCAGACTTCGGCCGGGGCCCCAAGCGATGATCCGTCTCGCGGCTGCCCTCTTCCTCGCCGCCGCGCCCGCCCTTGCGGATGCACCCGCCAACTCGCTCCGCCCCATGCCGCGCGGTGGTGAAACTGTTGAAACCGAAGGAAAAACTACCGTGTCCACGCGAGGCAACGCGCCGCTGGACATGGCTGAGGATGCCGCGAAGCCTGCCGAGACCCGTCCCAAGCCGCGCCCGGCCCGTGCGGAGGTGCCCGCAGGCCAACCGTCGCCGCGCCGCCCCAGGGCCCGCCCGGCCGCGGCCACCGACCAGCATACGGTGGTGCGCGTCATCCGTGGCCCGCTGGCCCGGGCCGCGCTCCACGCCAAGCCCCGCCCGGCGCATATGGACCGGCTCGTGAAGGAGCAGGCAACGGTGACCGAAGTCGTCTATGCCGCGAAGGGCTCGGTCTGCGGCATCCCTTCGGTCAAGGGGCAGGCGATCAGCACCATCGGTCGGCCGGGCAACGGATGCGGCGTGTCCGAGCCGGTCAAGGTCACCTCCGTCCGGGGCGTCGCCCTCTCGAGCAGCGCGACGATGGACTGCGGCACCGCCAAGGCGCTGGACCGCTGGGTGGAGCAGGGGCTCAAGCCCGCCATCGGCTCCCGGGGCGGCGGCGTGAAGCAGATCAGGGTGGTGGCACATTACGCCTGCCGCAACCGCAACAACAGCAAGTCCGGGCGGCTGTCGGAGCACGCGAAGGGCCGGGCGGTGGATATCGCCGGGATCACGCTGCGCGACGGGACCCATGTTTCGGTGCTCAAGGGCTGGGGCTCCAAGTCCTGGTCGCAGGCGCTGAAGGTGATGCACAAGGCCGCCTGCGGGCCCTTCGGCACGGTGCTCGGGCCGAATGCAAACGCCTACCACCGCGATCACTTCCACTTCGACACCGCACGGTACCGCTCCGGCTCCTACTGCCGCTAAGGCTCGGAATTTACTCCAGGATTTCGCCCGGCTTCACGCCCCAGAGCGCGGTCTTGCGGACCCATCCACGTTGGCCTCCCGCCGAAACCCAGCACCAGTCCGGGGTGCACTCGCCGACGCGGGCCACCACGCCGGCCTCGGCGCGGGCGTTGATCGGGGCCTCGTCGTCGGGCTTCATCCGGAAGGCGGCCATGTCCTCCTCCACGAGCGCGGTACGCACGCCGGAGAGCAGCGAGTAATGCACCCATCCGCCCGCGCCCTCGCGGTCGCGGACCTTGCGCCAGTGGCCGAACTCGGCGACCACCTCGAGCGGCATGTTGCGGCGAGTGAAGACCCAGTCGATCCGATGGCTGAGCGACGGCCCGCGCCGCACGTTGCCCTCCTCGGCCTTGAGCGAGACGAAGCGGGGCAGGGGCATGTTGGTGACCGGCCCGCGCTCTTCGGCCGCATGCACCGCCGTGGCCAGCACGAGCCCAAGCAAACCGCCGTAAATTCTGTGAAATACCCGGCGCCCCCGAGTTGTTGCGCCTGCCTGCTGCCCCATGGATCTTACCACTGCTTGCCTCATCCGGCGCTTGTAACCCGCGCCTTTTCTTGCGCACACTCTACCGCAAGCATGGTCCTTGAGAAGCGGGAGGATGAGAGCGATGGGCGCAGAGCGTCTGAGTGTTGTCGTAACGCGACGGTTGCCCGAAGCGGTCGAAACGCGGATGAGCGAGCTCTTCAACGTGCGCCTGCGCGAGGACGACGTGCCGATGACCCGCGAGGAGCTGGTGGCCGCGATGAAGGACGCCGATGTGCTGGTGCCCACGATCACCGACACCCTCGACGGCGGCCTGATCGGCCAGGCCGGTGACCGGCTGAAGCTCATCGCCAACTACGGCGCGGGCTTCGACCACATCGACGTGTCGACCGCCCGCCAGCGCGGCATCCTTGTCAGCAACACGCCCGGCGTGGTGACCGAGGATACCGCCGACATGACCATGGCCCTCATCATCGGTGTCACGCGCAAGATTCCGCAGGGCGCCGCCCTGATGGCGGCCGGCAAATGGGAGGGCTGGTCGCCCACCGGCAACCTGGGCGGGCGCATCGCAGGGCGTCGGCTGGGTATTCTGGGCATGGGGCGGATCGGCCAGGCCGTGGCGCGGCGCGCGGCGGCCTTCGGGATGCAGATCCACTACCACAACCGCCGCCGGTTGCGTCCGGAGGTCGAAGACGAGCTGGGCGCGACCTATTGGGAGAGCCTCGACCAGATGCTGACCCGGATGGACGTGGTCTCGGTCAACTGTCCGCACACGCCCTCGACCTTCCACCTGCTCTCGGCCCGCCGGCTGAAGCTGCTGAAACCCGCGGCGGTGGTGGTGAATACCTCGCGCGGAGAGGTGATCGACGAAAACGCGCTGACACGCATGTTGCGGGCCGGCGAGATCGCCGGCGCGGGGCTGGACGTGTTCGACAAGACCCAAAAGCTCAACCCGCGCCTCTACGAACTGCCCAACGTGCTGCTGACGCCCCACATGGGCTCGGCCACCCTGGAGGGCCGGGTGGAGATGGGCGAGAAGGTTCTGATCAACATCAAGACCTTCGCCGACGGTCACCGCCCGCCCGACCAGGTCGTGCCGTCGATGCTCTGAGACGGCCCGCGCGCCGGCAGGGGCGCTGTCGGGGGGCGATGTCGCTTTTCGCCCCAAGGTGTCGAAACCCCGTGGCACGGGCGGCGCGATTTGGTGACAGTGGCGCTCAGACCCCTGAGCCCGGAGCCCGCGCCTGATGAAGACCC encodes:
- the hisC gene encoding histidinol-phosphate transaminase; the protein is MSAPIPQPGISEIALYQSGKSTFQGVENPLKLSANENPFGCSPRVAEAIAAELGSLHRYPGTDHQILREAIAKAHDLPADQVICGVGSDEILHLAAQAYAGPGGEVVYTEHGFSVYPIVARAAGAEPVVAPERDRVADADAILSACNEKTKIVFLANPNNPTGTMIGGNEVVRLADGLPEGCLLVLDGAYAEFVEGFDGGASLAATRDNVLMTRTFSKIYGLGGLRVGWGFGPREIIDTLTRIRGPFNLSNMQIAGAVAALEDVEFTEKSRAENSRNRALLARGLTALGIPSDPSFANFILARFAGAEEAEAAFNHLGHQGLIVRQVGGYGLPDCLRITIGTEENCRAVLAALEEFKSAR
- a CDS encoding SH3 domain-containing protein, producing MGQQAGATTRGRRVFHRIYGGLLGLVLATAVHAAEERGPVTNMPLPRFVSLKAEEGNVRRGPSLSHRIDWVFTRRNMPLEVVAEFGHWRKVRDREGAGGWVHYSLLSGVRTALVEEDMAAFRMKPDDEAPINARAEAGVVARVGECTPDWCWVSAGGQRGWVRKTALWGVKPGEILE
- a CDS encoding TIGR00645 family protein — protein: MPEPKPDETHPLERSIERGLFNARWLMAPMYLGLSLCLAMLTFIFLRELIYYAPQVLTMSADKSILVVLTLIDLSLAGNLLLIVLFSGYENFVSKLDIGDPEDRPAWMGTVDFSGLKMKLIGSIVAISAIHLLKRFMEIGRDEADAIYGEQELFWLVVIHLTFVTSGVLMALMDWLTARAKKG
- a CDS encoding extensin family protein, producing MSTRGNAPLDMAEDAAKPAETRPKPRPARAEVPAGQPSPRRPRARPAAATDQHTVVRVIRGPLARAALHAKPRPAHMDRLVKEQATVTEVVYAAKGSVCGIPSVKGQAISTIGRPGNGCGVSEPVKVTSVRGVALSSSATMDCGTAKALDRWVEQGLKPAIGSRGGGVKQIRVVAHYACRNRNNSKSGRLSEHAKGRAVDIAGITLRDGTHVSVLKGWGSKSWSQALKVMHKAACGPFGTVLGPNANAYHRDHFHFDTARYRSGSYCR
- a CDS encoding 2-hydroxyacid dehydrogenase, producing MGAERLSVVVTRRLPEAVETRMSELFNVRLREDDVPMTREELVAAMKDADVLVPTITDTLDGGLIGQAGDRLKLIANYGAGFDHIDVSTARQRGILVSNTPGVVTEDTADMTMALIIGVTRKIPQGAALMAAGKWEGWSPTGNLGGRIAGRRLGILGMGRIGQAVARRAAAFGMQIHYHNRRRLRPEVEDELGATYWESLDQMLTRMDVVSVNCPHTPSTFHLLSARRLKLLKPAAVVVNTSRGEVIDENALTRMLRAGEIAGAGLDVFDKTQKLNPRLYELPNVLLTPHMGSATLEGRVEMGEKVLINIKTFADGHRPPDQVVPSML
- a CDS encoding prephenate/arogenate dehydrogenase family protein, which gives rise to MIYQRVALIGLGLIASSMAHAIRRGGLAGEIIGTARSSETREIAREINLCDRITETATEAVQGADLVVLCVPVGAMGAVAQEIAPHLSEGCTVTDVGSVKKAVIEAVAPHLPEKVHFIPGHPLAGTEHSGPRSGFAELFDNRWNILVPTVGTPPEATDRLRKLWEGMGANVDQMDAEHHDLVLAVTSHCPHLIAYTMVGVADDLRRVTDSEVIKYSAAGFRDFTRIAASDPTMWRDVFLNNKEATLEILGRFTEELFALQRAIRTGDGQQLFDYFTHTRAIRRGIIEAGQDTAAPDFGRGPKR